Genomic DNA from Selenomonas sp. oral taxon 126:
AAAGAGCGATGGCACGAAGATGGGCAAGACAGCGGGCGGCGCACTCTGGCTCGATCCCGAGAAAACCTCGCCCTATGACTTCTACCAGTACTGGCGCAATATCGACGATGCCGATGTCGAGATCTGTCTCTCCCTGCTCACCTATCTTCCGATGGATGAAGTGCGTCGCCTCTCGGCAGCCGAGGGACAGGAGATCAATCGATCCAAGGAGATCCTCGCATATGAGGCGACCAAGATCGTCCACGGGGAAGAGGAGGCGCAGAAGGCGCAGGAGATGGCAAAGGCGCTCTTCGGCGGCGGTATGGCGGCGGAGCTTCCGCAGATTCGCGCTGCAATCGGCGAAAAACTTGTGGATGTGCTCACGCGCGGCGATGTATTCCCGTCGAAGGGGGAGGCACGCCGCATGATCCAGCAGGGCGGGCTCACGCTGAACGATGTCCGCATTGAGGATGAGCACTATGTTCTCAGCGAGAACGATTTCTCTGAGGGCACTGCGCTTGTCAAAAAAGGAAAGAAAAAGCACTATCAGCTTGTATATTGACCTCCTCCATGCAGAGTGGGTCAGGAAGGAGACCAAACAATGTCGGGACATTCAAAATGGGCAAATATCAAACGTAAGAAGGGGGCAAATGACGCCATTCGCGGAAAGATCACAACGAAGATCGGACGTGAGATCACGATTGCCGTCCGCATGGGCGGCGGAGACCCCACGGGCAATATGCGCCTAAAGCTCGCGCTTTCCAAGGCGAAGGCAAATAATATTCCCAAGGACAATATCAATCGTGCCATCCAGAAGGGGCTTGGCACGACCGAGGGAAGCAACTACGAAGAAGTCCTCTATGAGGGCTACGGGCCGGGCGGTACTGCCGTCATGCTTGACATCCTGACGGACAATCGCAATCGTACGGCAGCGGATGTGCGCCATCTCTTTTCAAAGTATGGCGGCAACCTCGGGCAGGACGGTTGCGTTGCGTGGATGTTCAAGAAAAAGGCGGTTTTTATCGTGGAGCGCGAGGCGTTTGACGATGAGGATGCCCTCCTTGAGATCGTCTTGGAGGCGGGCGCAGAGGATATGCGCTCCGAGGACGATGTCTTTGAAATCATTGCCGAGCCGGAGGCCTTTGAGGTGATCGAGACAGTCCTCGGAGAAAAGGGAATCGAGACGGCATCTGCCGAGGTGACGATGGTGCCCGATACGACAGTGCATCTCGCCGACAAGGACGCCGAAAAGATGCAGACCCTGATCGACACGCTCGAGGACAATGACGATGTCCAGAACGTCTACAGCAACTATGAAATGGATGAATAAGCAGAGGAGTGCTTATCAGAGTGCAGACGATGCGTCTGCACTCTTTTAAGAATGAGAAGATGTTAGTACTCGGTATCGATCCAGGAACTGCCATCTGCGGCTATGGCTTTGTGGAGCAGGAGGGTTCGCGTCTGCGCGCCCACGCCTATGGGGCAATCACGACGCCGTCCAAAATGGCGGTCGAAAAACGACTTTTGAAAATCTATACGGAATTGGAAGCGCTCATTCAAAAGTATTCTCCCGATGCAATGGGGGTGGAGCAGCTTTTTTTCAATCGGAATGTGACCACGGCGATTCCGGTCGGTCAGGCGCGCGGCATCGTGTTGCTCGCCGCTGCAAAGAACAATATTCCGATTGTGGAGCGTACGCCGTTGCAGGTCAAGCAGTCCGTGACGGGCTATGGAAAGGCAACGAAGGAACAGGTCATATACATGGTGACGAAGCTGCTGAACCTTCCCGCGCCGCCCCATCCGGACGATACGGCGGATGCACTTGCCGTCGCCATCAGTGCCGCGCACTGTGTAGACAGCATTGCATGGCGCAATTGCATCTAGATTGAGGAGCAGGGAAGCAATGATAGGTTTTTTACGCGGCAGGGTCGCGCATATTTTTTCGGATTACTGCTTTTTGGATGTCCGCGATGTCGGCTATCGCGTCTTCATATCACATGCGACGCGCACACATCTCTCCGTCGGTGAGGAGGCTCTGCTTTACGTGCATACACACGTACGTGAGGATGCAATCCTTCTCTATGGATTCTTCTCGCAGGAGGAGTACGACCTCTTCCAGCATCTGATCGGCATTTCCGGCATCGGACCGAAGGTCGCGCAGGGGATACTCTCTTCAACTTCTGCAAACGATTTCTACCGAATGATTCATCAGAAGGATGTCAAGGCGATTACAAAGCTGCCGGGCATTGGCAAAAAGACCGCCGAGCGCATTATATTGGAGCTCAAGGATAAAATTTCATCTGCCGACTTCGATGCGTCCTCCGAGCCCGTTGATACGGTCGATATTCACGAAGGCACGGGCGATATGATTGCCGAGGCGACCGAAGCGCTCCTCAGTCTCGGCTTCCAGCAGAGTGAGATTCAGGCGGTGTTCAGGAAGAAGAGCGACGGAGAGAGTACGGAAGAACTCGTCCGCTATGCGCTGTCCGAGCTGCAGCGGTTTTGAGAGGGGGATTTGATGACGGATATGTATGAGGATGAGGAACTCATCTCCTTCGAGGAGCAGGCTGCAGACGGCTGGCAGTACAGTCTGCGCCCGCGTCGGCTGAACGAATACATCGGGCAGGACAAGGTGAAGTCGAATCTGTCCAAATTCATACAGGCGGCGCTCTCACGGCATGAGTCCTTGGATCACGTGCTGCTCTACGGTCCCCCCGGACTTGGCAAAACAACGCTTGCCGCAATCATTGCAAATGAGATGGGTGCGAATTTCCGCCAAACCTCGGCGCCCGCCATTGAACGGCAGGGGGATCTTGCGTCCCTGCTTACAAATTTGCAGGAGCATGATGTCCTCTTTATTGACGAGATACATCGCCTTTCCCGCCATGTTGAAGAGATTCTCTACTCTGCGATGGAGGATCATGCGATTGACATCATCATCGGGAAAGGACCGAGTGCACGCTCTCTGAGGCTCGACCTCGCACCGTTCACCCTCGTCGGCGCAACGACCAAGACGGGGGCTCTTTCGGCGCCTCTGCGCGACCGCTTCGGCATTCAGTCGCGCCTCGAATACTATACGCCGGAAGCGCTGCTCCTCATTATCGAGCGTACGGCAGAGATTCTTTCCGTCCGCATTGAGCGGGAGGGGGCGCTCGAGATTGCGCGGCGATCGCGGGGGACGCCACGTGTGGCAAACCGTATTCTGAAACGCGTGCGTGACATTGCACAGGTGGCGGGGGAGACGGTTATATCGAAGGCGGTGACGGTCGAGGCGTTGGAGGCACTCGAGATCGATGAGAACGGTCTCGAAAACAAGGATCGCTACATGCTCGAGGTTATGATTCGGAAGTTCTCCGGCGGTCCTGTCGGACTGAAGACCCTTGCAGCGGCTCTCAGCGAGATGGTGGAAACCATCGAGGATGTCTACGAACCCTATCTGATTCAGCTTGGTTTTATCGCGCGTACGGCACGCGGGCGGATTGTCACGCGCGGCGGATACGAGCATATGGGGATTCCGTTTCCTGCGAATGATGACAGACAAGGAGAACTGCTCTGAGATGAATCTGCTCATGCACATGTGCTGCGGACCATGTTCCTGCTACCCATTAAAAAAACTGCGTGCTGATGGAATCGAGCCCACAGGATACTTCTTCAATCCCAATATCCACCCCTATCAGGAGTGGAATGAACGTCTGCAGAATGCACGGAAATTTGCCGAGCTCTCGCAGATGGACTTCATTGCAGACGAGGAGTATGCAATGCGCGAGTTCCTGAAACGGGCTCTGCCGGCGGAGGGGACGCGCAAAGGCCGCTGCCGTATGTGCTATACATGGCGGTTGGAGGAAACGGCACGCTATGCTGCAGCACACGGCTTTGATACGTTCACATCCACGCTCTTTTACAGCATTTATCAGCAGCATGATCTCATGCGCTCCGTTGCGGAACAATTTGCGAAGCGATACGGTGTTGCATTTTACTACGAGGACTTTCGTGTCGGCTGGCAGGAGGGAATCGACCTCAGCAAAGACATGGGACTCTACCGTCAGTCCTACTGCGGCTGCGTATTCAGCGAAGAGGAGCGGTACAGTCGGGAGCTTCGCAAGCTGCAGCGCAAGGAAAACAAAGAGAAGAAACGCCTGCGGTTAATGGCATAACGGTCAGAAGAGGAGTTTGCTATGAATCGGTATCTTTTCCTATGTGTTTCCGTGCTCTTTGCTGCGATTACAGTTCTTCCTATGACGGCTACAGCATCATGGCAGCCCGAAATCACGATCGGGCTAAGCCAGGGCGTATCGCAAGTTCGTCTCTCGGCAACGAGCGGCGCTCTATACGTCTATAACGATCCGGAGAAAGAGCCGATGATGAAAATTCCGCAGGGACAAGAGCTTTCTGTTCGCATGATTCGGGATCGTTTTTTAGCAAATGAAAAGGAGCTCAAGGGCGAGCGTTTGGTGATTCAGCCAGAATCCACAGGCTTTGTTCAGGTGAATGGGATGCCCTATCGCGGATTTATCACTCTTTTGAAGAAGCAGGGGATGACCGTCGTCAACAATGTACCCGTGGAGGACTATCTCTACGGCGTCGTTCCGAAGGAGATGCCGCCGAGTTGGTCTGCCGAAGCGCTGCGTGCTCAGAGTGTGGCGGCGCGCACCTTTGCACTGAAGAACCGCAAGCGGCACATGGCGGAGGGATTTGACCTCTGTAATACCGCGCATTGTCAGGTCTATGAAGGTATGTCCGCTGAAACACGCGCAACGACAGAGGCTGTCAACAGTACGCGCGGAGAAGTGCTATTCTACAAGGGGGCTGTCATCGACGCACTCTTTCACACGGATTCGGGCGGGATGACCGAATTCAGCGAGCATGTGTGGGGGAGTCCCGTGCCCTATCTGCGGGCTGTGAAAGAGCTCCGTACGCAGACCCAACCGTGGAGCCGTACGGTCTCCATGGCATCCTTTGTGCAGAAAATCGAGGCAGGCGGTAAAAGTCTCGGTACGCTCAAAGAGATACGACTTTCTCCATTGACGATTGGAAAAGGCAGTGCTGACCGAACGCCGTCCGGGCGCGTTCGCATGGCAGAGTTTGTTGGAACGAAGGGGCGCATTAGTCTCTCGGGCAATGATCTCCGCTCCATGTTCTCGCTTCCGAGCACGCTGTTTGACATACGCGTGGGTCGTACAGAAGTTGTATTCAGCGGATATGGCTCCGGTCACGGACTGGGGCTGTCACAGTGGGGCGCAAAGGCGCTTGCAGACAGCGGGAAAGGATACAAGGACATTCTGCTCTACTACTATTCCGGCGTAACACTTGAAAAATTATACTAGGCAAGGTGCTTAATTACATGGATATTTCTGATTTTGACTATGATCTTCCGGAGGAACGCATTGCTCAGATTCCCATGGAGCCGCGCGACAGTTCGCGGCTTATGGTATTAGACCCATCCAATCATACGATAGAGCATCGGCGTTTTTTTCAGCTCGGAGACTTCCTGAAGCGGGGCGACCTTCTGATCTTCAACGATACGCGCGTCATTCCTGCGCGTCTCATTGGCGCGCGGGAGCACACGGGGGGCAAGGTCGAGGTCTTTCTCCTGCGTCAGATCGAAAAAGATCAATGGGAGGCATTGGTCAAGCCGGGGAGAAAGGTGCGCGTAGGCTCCGTCATCCAATTCTCGGAAGAATTATCCTGTGAGATTGTCGCTCATACGGATTTTGGCGGGCGTATCGTACGATTTATCTACGACGGCATCTTTGAGGAGATTCTGGATCGCTTGGGCACGATGCCGCTTCCCCCATACATTCATGAGAAGTTGGAAGATCGGGAGCGCTATCAGACGATCTACAGCCGTGTCAAAGGCTCGGCAGCTGCACCGACGGCCGGGTTGCACTTCACAGAGTCACTGATGGAGGAACTGCGGCAAAAGGGCATCCAATTTGGCTTTGTTACGCTTCATGTCGGGCTTGGAACATTTCGTCCCGTTCAGGTCGATACCATTGAAGATCATGTGATGCACAGCGAGTTTTATTCGGTTTCAGCGGAAACAGCAGAACTCATCCGCACAGCAAAGAAAGAGGGGCGGCGCGTTGTCGCTGTAGGAACAACGTCTATTCGCACACTGGAATCCGCAGCGTCGGCAACAGGGGTGGTCGAAGCGGGAACGGAGTGGACGGATATCTTCATCTATCCTGGGTATGAATTCAAGATTGTGGACGCTGTAATCACAAACTTTCACCTTCCTAAATCGACGCTCATCATGCTCATCAGCGCGTTTGCCGGGCGGGAGTTTACACTCGATGCATATCGAACGGCTGTCGAAGAGGGGTATCGATTCTTTTCCTTTGGCGACGCCATGCTCATCCAATCACGGCAATAAAAAACAACGCGATTTTTCATCGCGTTGTTTCTGCTTATGGAAGTTCGCGGAACAGCTCACGACATTCATTGATGATTTCCGCCATCATCCGCTTTCCGTTGATATCGGGATGCAGCCCGTCCGTCGAGAGAAGTGGATCCATGATGCGCTTCTCTTTGTCGTAGAAATGTGGCTCCATGTCCACATAGAATTCCTGTGCTCTGATCCACGTGTTGACGGCCATCATCTTCCATCTCCACGAGGGATCTGTCTCTGAGTGGAAGGCAAGTGAGATGCGTTCCGGATTGAGCGGCAGGAGTGTCAGGAAGATGGGGCGAATGCCGTGGTTCAAACATTTCTTTTGCAGCTCATCCAGATCGTCGATGATGTCCTGTGCCGTGACACCATAGGCGCGCAGACTGTTCGATCCGGTCAGAATCAGCAGATTTGCCGGATGCAGGGGAAGCACATCCTGCTCGAAGCGTTCCAGCGTAGTATGCGATGTATCGCCGCTGCGTCCGAGATTGAGGCATTCAAACGGCAGATAGGTTGTATAGCTGTACTCGAGGAATGCAGGCGAGCATGATATGGCGCCCCCGCCGTGCGTGATGCTGTCCCCGAGCGCCGCTGCATAGATGTGATTCGCCGCAGAATCGACGGTGAACGAGGCGAGATCCGACCACGTGCCGACTGTATTATCTTCGTCATCCAATCCGCGCACACGCCAGTAATATATGCCGGCATAGGGGCGCGCATACTCATCATAAACAGCGTTGGTGTCGGTGATCGTCTGTGCCCATGCGCGGTTTGGATCGGGGGTCGTTCCATGCTCCTCTGCGGGCAATTCCGTCAGCAGTTCGACCTCATAACGTGTCACACCGTTTAGAGGAATCCACTGATATACAGGATAGATGGGCTGATGGAAATCCATTACCTGATCGAAGGTGTTCGGAATCGGACGATTTGGAAAGTCTGCGGATTTGTCCAGATAAAGCTCCTCGGCGGGAGAGAATTCTCCGATTGCCTCGTGTTTCAGTCCGAGCGCCCGCACGCGCCAATATATCTTTTCGTAGGATTGATAGGCGCGCAGATCGGCTTGCCAGCCATTTGTGAAAATACTGCGCGTGCTCATCAGATGGTTTGTTGGTGAAGGATCTGTACCGCCCTCCTGTGCAGGTGGCGCGGAGAGCAGCTCGACCTCATAGAGCACCGCATTCGGAATGCTGTGCCAGAGCAGAAAGGGCTTGAGGCTGGCAGGTGCGTCCTCCGTATAGTGACGGATTGGAATGGGCGCTTTTGCCATGAAATACGGTGCCGCAATTGGTGTCGACGGGGATGTCACCGCACCAAACATTCCATAGGCTGTAATGCGATAATAGAATGGAATCGGAGCGGAGGAGACCTTGCAGGACGGCGTGGTGCTGAACTCTGTTTTTACGTGTTCATAGATGGACTCTTCGGCGATTGCCCCCGTTGTCTTGATGTAGGTATCAATGCGATAATAGCAGGGATAGGGAAGACGCTCCCACACGAGTGTGGAACTGCCGTCTGTTTCGTGAACTTCGGCTGTAATGTCCATCTGTTTCAGGTGCAGGACGTCCATTTTCTCGATGAGGAAAATACAGCCGAGGACGGCGAGAAAAATAATACCCGTGAAAAAAAAGTAATGCTTCATGCGTTCACCCAAATATTTTGTAGAAAGTTGAGGAATTCATATGGAAAACAAAGGTCTTGTCATCGTTCACACCGGTGAAGGAAAGGGGAAGACAACGGCGGCTCTGGGAATGGCGCTGCGTGCATGGGGAAATCATATGCGCGTGCTCATTCTGCAATTCATCAAGGGCAGTTGGAACTACGGCGAACTCGCTGCAATCGAAGCCCTCTCATCCATGAATGGCTGCATCGAGATCAGGCAGGGGGGGCTTGGTTTTTCGCAGAGAGGTGACGACGCAAAGGAAGAACACCGCCGCGCTGCTGTCGAACTTCTCCAAACGGCAATGACAGAGCTCCAGAGCGATACGTGGGACATGGTCATTCTCGATGAGTTCAACTATGCATACTCCTTTGGATTTATCCAATCGGATGATCTGGAGATGCTGCTCGCAGCACGTCCCGCAAGAACCCACCTGATCCTCACGGGACGAAATGCCTCATCCGAACTCATCGACCAAGCCGATCTCGTCACCGAGATGCGCCTTGTGAAGCACCCCTTTCAAAAGGGAATCAAGGCACAGAGAGGGATTGAGTTTTAAGGAAACTCTGAGAATCTGCATGCGAGAAACAATCAGATTATAACACATTCACTCATCGTATGCCACGTGAGAACAGTGCTCTTTGAGATAAGCTGTTGAAAAAAATCATGGAATGCGTTAAAATCTCTGTCATGTGTTTATGTTATCTTTTATTTATGGAAGAGCATAGCTTCCATAAACGATAGTAGAATTAGGAGAGTTTTTATGAGAAGTGATGTCGTAAAAAAAGGGGCGACACGCTGTGCACATCGCTCGCTTTTTCATGCAAACGGATATGGTTCTGAAGATCTTAAAAAACCGCTGATTGGTGTCTGCAATTCGTTCAACGAGATTATTCCGGGACATTTTCACCTGAACACGATTGCGGAAGCCGTGAAGCTTGGTGTGGCAGCAGCCGGCGGAACGCCAATCGAATTCCCGTCCATTGGTGTCTGCGACGGTATTGCCATGGGGCACACGGGGATGAAATACTCCCTCGCAAGCCGAGAACTGATTGCGGACTCCATTGAGTCCGTTACAATGGCATCGGGATTTGACGGACTCGTCCTCATCCCGAACTGCGACAAGGTTGTACCGGGCATGCTCATGGCGGCGGCGCGGCTCAACATCCCCGCAATTCTCGTCAGCGGCGGCCCCATGCTTGCTGGGCGCCATCGCGGGCGCGATATTAGTGTCAGTCAGGCGTTCGAGGCGGCAGGCATGTTCGCGGCGGGGAAAATAGATGCGCGCGAGATGACAGCCATCGAGGAGCACGCCTGTCCCAGCTGCGGCTCCTGTTCCGGTCTGTTCACGGCGAATACGATGAACTCCTTGACCGAGGTGCTCGGCATGGGGCTTCCCGGCAACGGCACGATTCCAGCCCCCTATACGGGTGAGCGCCGCCTCCTTGCCAAGCAGGCAGGTGCCGTCATCCTCGACCTCATTGAGAAGAACATTTGCCCGCGCGATATTATGACGCGTGAGGCATTCGAGAATGCGATCACCGTTGACATGGGCATTGGCGGCTCTTCCAATACCGTTCTGCATCTCACGGCGATTGCACATGAGGCGGGTATCGAGCTGCCGCCGCCGCTCTTTGACGAAATCAGCAGACGCACGCCGTATATCACGAAGCTCAGTCCTGCCGGAACGCATCATATGCAGGATCTGAATGAGGCGGGCGGAATCTCGGCGGTGATGAAGGAGCTGTCGAAGAGGGCTCTGCTCCACTTGGATGCGCTGACCGTTACGGGAACAGTGCGCGATCGAATTGCACACGCAGAGGTTCTGGATTCTACGGTGATTCACAGCGTCGAGAATCCCTATCGTCCACAGGGCGGTCTTGCCATTCTGCGCGGGAATCTCGCACCGGACTGCGCCGTTGTCAAGGCGTCAGCGGTGGCGGACGATATGCTAACGTATCGCGGCACGGCAAAATGCTTCAACTCCGAGGAGGATGGTGTCAATGCCATCATGGAGGGGAAGATCCACGACGGCGATGTTGTCGTTATCCGCTATGAAGGCCCGAAGGGCGGCCCCGGGATGCAGGAAATGCTGAATCCGACGGCGGTCATCACGGGCATGGGGCTGAAGGTCGGTCTCATCACGGACGGGCGCTTCAGCGGCGCGAGTCAGGGCGCCTGCGTCGGACACATCTCGCCTGAGGCGATGTCGGGCGGTCCGATTGCGCTCATTGAGGACGGCGACACGATTCTGATCGACATTCCGAATCGAAAGCTCGAGCTCGAGGTCAGCGATGAGGAGCTTGCGCATCGCCGTGCGAAATGGGTACAGCCGGCGCCGAAGATCAACACGGGCTATCTTGCGCGCTATGCAAAGCTGACAACGTCTGCGAACACGGGTGCTGTTTTGCAGTAGGAATACATGCGACCCACAGGCCTTTCTGCTCCTGTGGGTTGTTTTTTTAAGGAATCGCTGATAAAATGAAGTCCGTGCTTCCTTAAGTGTAATTCGATATAATGACGTTGCATTATTTCTGGCAGAGAGTGAGGTCTCATATTCATGCACATTGTCCTTGTCGAGCCGGAAATCCCGGGAAACACAGGGAATATTGCGCGCCTATGCGCCGGTACGGGGATGGATCTCCATCTCGTGCGTCCACTCGGCTTTTCGACAGATGACAGATATTTGAAGCGGGCAGGGCTGGACTACTGGCATCTCGTCAAGGTGCACTATCATGACTCGTTTGCAGATGTGCAGCGGCAGTATGAGGGACATCCATTCTACTTCTGCACGACGAAGGCGGCGCATATCTACTCCGATATTTGCTATACATCGGATGCTCTTCTCGTCTTCGGAAAGGAGACTGCGGGTCTGCCGGAGTCCCTGCTGGCCGCAAATGAGGAGCATACGATACGCATACCGATGCACGCAGGCGCGCGTTCGCTGAATCTGTCCAACGCCGTTGCCGTCGTTGCATATGAGGCGCTGCGTCAAAACTCTTTTGCTGAACTGCGTCTTGCAGGAACGGGCTGCAATGGGGGAGATCATTGATGAACAAGGAATTCGTGCGTGCCTGTTACAGAGAGTTTGATGCCGCGCGGCTCTTTACCGATGCCCCTATGCGCTTTCATACGACGTTTCGGATCGGCGGGCCTGCGGATCTCCTCTTCTATCCGAAAAATACGGAGGAAGTCCAGCGGATTATCCGTATGGCGAGGGAATATGGCGAGAAGGTGACGCTGCTCGGAAACGGGTCCAATCTTTTGGTGCGTGACGGCGGTATTCGCGGTCTTGTCATACGATTCAGCCGAAAGATGGCGGCTCTGTCACGCGAGGGAACGGATCTCATCGTTGGCGCGGGGGCACTGTTGCGTGACGCCGCTGCTCGTGCACAGGAGTATGGACTCTCAGGGCTGGAATTTGCCTGTGGGATTCCCGGGAGCATGGGCGGGGCGGTCTTTATGAACGCCGGTGCCTATGACGGCGAGATGAAATCCGTCGTCGTGTCGGTCAAAACCGTTTCGCTCGAAGGCAATGTGCGTCTGTACTCCGCTGAGGAAATGGATTTCGGCTATCGGCACAGCATTTTTCATGGCTGCGATGAGGCAATTTGTGAAACGCGCCTGCATTTGCACGAAGATGACAAGGCTCTGATCCTTGCACGGATGGAAGATCTGAATCAGCGGCGCGAGAGCAAGCAGCCCTTGTCTTATCCGAGTGCGGGAAGTACGTTCAAGCGACCGCCCGGATACTTTGCGGGGACGCTGATCGATCAGACGGGATTAAAGGGTCTCACGGTCGGCGGCGCACAGGTTTCACAAAAACACGCGGGCTTTGTGATCAACATCGGCAATGCTACGGCAGACGATGTGCAGCAGCTGATCTCGATCATTCAGAAGCGGGTCTATGCAGCGCATGGCGTACAGCTTTTTCCGGAGCTGCGCATCATCGGAGAAGCCTAAGAGGTAGTTGCCAACACATTTTTGAGGAGTATGTTTCTTCTGCATGGAAAAATATAGTCAGCTTGTTGATTTTTCATCAAAACATCCTAGTATCGTCGTTGCACTTGGCATGTTTGACGGCCTTCATATCGGGCATCAGGAAATCATTCGGACTGCCGTCGCGAAAGCGCAGGAAATTAATGGAACTGCGCTTGTTTTTTCGTTTGCAAATCATCCACGTTCTGTGATTGCACCCGAAGGTGCACCGCGTCGCATTGGGAGCGACGCCGTGCGCGCCCGCATACTCAATCATCTCGGTGCAGA
This window encodes:
- the ilvD gene encoding dihydroxy-acid dehydratase; protein product: MRSDVVKKGATRCAHRSLFHANGYGSEDLKKPLIGVCNSFNEIIPGHFHLNTIAEAVKLGVAAAGGTPIEFPSIGVCDGIAMGHTGMKYSLASRELIADSIESVTMASGFDGLVLIPNCDKVVPGMLMAAARLNIPAILVSGGPMLAGRHRGRDISVSQAFEAAGMFAAGKIDAREMTAIEEHACPSCGSCSGLFTANTMNSLTEVLGMGLPGNGTIPAPYTGERRLLAKQAGAVILDLIEKNICPRDIMTREAFENAITVDMGIGGSSNTVLHLTAIAHEAGIELPPPLFDEISRRTPYITKLSPAGTHHMQDLNEAGGISAVMKELSKRALLHLDALTVTGTVRDRIAHAEVLDSTVIHSVENPYRPQGGLAILRGNLAPDCAVVKASAVADDMLTYRGTAKCFNSEEDGVNAIMEGKIHDGDVVVIRYEGPKGGPGMQEMLNPTAVITGMGLKVGLITDGRFSGASQGACVGHISPEAMSGGPIALIEDGDTILIDIPNRKLELEVSDEELAHRRAKWVQPAPKINTGYLARYAKLTTSANTGAVLQ
- a CDS encoding tRNA (cytidine(34)-2'-O)-methyltransferase, encoding MHIVLVEPEIPGNTGNIARLCAGTGMDLHLVRPLGFSTDDRYLKRAGLDYWHLVKVHYHDSFADVQRQYEGHPFYFCTTKAAHIYSDICYTSDALLVFGKETAGLPESLLAANEEHTIRIPMHAGARSLNLSNAVAVVAYEALRQNSFAELRLAGTGCNGGDH
- the murB gene encoding UDP-N-acetylmuramate dehydrogenase, encoding MNKEFVRACYREFDAARLFTDAPMRFHTTFRIGGPADLLFYPKNTEEVQRIIRMAREYGEKVTLLGNGSNLLVRDGGIRGLVIRFSRKMAALSREGTDLIVGAGALLRDAAARAQEYGLSGLEFACGIPGSMGGAVFMNAGAYDGEMKSVVVSVKTVSLEGNVRLYSAEEMDFGYRHSIFHGCDEAICETRLHLHEDDKALILARMEDLNQRRESKQPLSYPSAGSTFKRPPGYFAGTLIDQTGLKGLTVGGAQVSQKHAGFVINIGNATADDVQQLISIIQKRVYAAHGVQLFPELRIIGEA